Proteins encoded in a region of the Prunus persica cultivar Lovell chromosome G4, Prunus_persica_NCBIv2, whole genome shotgun sequence genome:
- the LOC18779974 gene encoding senescence-specific cysteine protease SAG39 has protein sequence MAFTLRKSSSILLTLLVLGVWASQANCRTLLDAHTSMLDRHEQWMARYVPIYKDDEEREKRFQIFKDNVEFIESFNYASNQPYKLNINGFADQSHEEFQASRNRYRTSLNTMSSKTPFRYENVTAIPSSMDWRKKGAVTPIKDQGECGCCWAFSAVAATEGTTKLKSGKLVSLSEQELVDCDTQGENQGCEGGLMDDAFKFVMRNKGLAAEANYPYRGIDGICNKNKVAYHAAKITGYEDVPANELALLKAVANQPVSVAIDAGGYEFQFYSRGILTGDCGTHLNHGVTVVGYGTGADGTKYWLVKNSWGAEWGEGGYVRIQRDVHTRQGLCGIAMKASYPTA, from the exons ATGGCTTTCACACTTAGAAAGTCATCATCTATTCTACTGACACTTTTAGTCTTGGGGGTGTGGGCTTCCCAAGCCAACTGCCGCACATTGCTTGATGCTCATACTTCCATGTTAGATAGACATGAGCAGTGGATGGCTCGATATGTACCCATCTACAAGGACGATGAAGAGAGGGAAAAGCGTTTCCAGATATTCAAGGACAATGTGGAGTTCATAGAGTCCTTCAACTATGCTAGCAATCAGCCTTACAAGCTAAACATCAATGGATTTGCAGACCAGAGTCATGAAGAATTCCAAGCCTCTCGCAACCGATACAGAACATCCCTCAATACCATGTCATCTAAGACACCTTTTAGATATGAGAATGTGACTGCAATCCCATCCAGCATGGATTGGAGAAAAAAGGGAGCTGTCACCCCCATCAAGGACCAGGGTGAATGTG GATGCTGTTGGGCATTTTCTGCAGTGGCAGCCACAGAAGGCACTACAAAGCTGAAAAGTGGGAAGCTCGTGTCTCTTTCGGAGCAAGAGCTAGTGGATTGTGACACTCAGGGTGAGAACCAAGGCTGTGAGGGTGGTCTCATGGATGATGCCTTTAAGTTTGTAATGCGCAACAAAGGCCTGGCAGCTGAAGCAAACTACCCCTATAGAGGAATTGATGGAATTTGCAACAAGAACAAGGTAGCATATCATGCAGCAAAGATCACAGGTTATGAAGATGTACCAGCCAACGAGTTGGCTTTGTTGAAGGCCGTGGCCAATCAACCTGTTTCTGTTGCAATTGACGCCGGTGGATACGAATTCCAGTTTTACTCACGTGGAATTCTCACAGGAGATTGTGGAACTCATTTGAACCATGGTGTCACTGTAGTTGGGTATGGGACAGGTGCTGATGGTACCAAGTATTGGTTAGTCAAAAACTCATGGGGTGCAGAGTGGGGTGAGGGTGGATATGTAAGAATTCAAAGAGATGTGCATACTAGGCAAGGCCTTTGTGGCATTGCCATGAAAGCTTCTTATCCTACTGCTTGA
- the LOC18778334 gene encoding senescence-specific cysteine protease SAG39 codes for MAFTLEWKLMISMFIVVSGTWESKAASTTLHEGSMAIKHELWMAKYARIYVDNAEKERRFKIFKENVEFIEKFNTEANHIYKSGLNEFSDLTDEEFTMFHAGYKPTRLFKNSSFQYENLTDAT; via the coding sequence ATGGCTTTTACACTTGAATGGAAACTCATGATTTCCATGTTCATAGTGGTTTCGGGGACTTGGGAATCAAAAGCCGCATCCACCACGTTGCATGAAGGTTCAATGGCGATAAAACATGAGCTATGGATGGCTAAGTATGCACGCATTTACGTAGACAATGCAGAAAAGGAAAGGCGTTTCAAGATATTCAAGGAAAATGTGGAGTTCATCGAAAAGTTTAACACCGAAGCTAATCACATTTACAAGTCAGGCCTCAACGAATTCTCAGACCTCACAGATGAAGAATTCACCATGTTTCATGCTGGATACAAACCCACACGCTTATTCAAAAATAGTTCTTTCCAGTACGAAAACCTGACTGATGCCACTTAG
- the LOC18780302 gene encoding uncharacterized protein YNL011C — protein MADSWLGPCPSRSPSLILTLSFPQFPWRSHSMSTLRSQNPKHFRCYSFSSIPNPSPVMPSLLVFSGGTAFNGVVEELKNFTTRVAHVLPVSDDGGSTAEIVRVLGGPAVGDIRSRCLRLADKSSSEAVAVRRLLGHRLPLDSRQAKSEWYDIVEGEHSLWTGVSKPYRETIRAFLVYFQNQILRRSDESFCFSNGSIGNFFFAGARTFFQSLDAAIFLFSRVSDIPSESLVLPVISTNDRLTLGCELWDGTIIRGQNEISHPTKGYMEPVNKESSSFPALPSRIKRVFYMSSEGQNLLHEVFPAANQSVLDQLRNVDCVVYAMGSLFTSICPSLVLIGIGEIISSRSCPKVLLLNGSRDRETSGFSASCFVTAITDALNRTYGNPHNCLANLPSQYINTVLVPKGGEIPIDVQHLAAQGIFNVIVVDSIHDPKAGVVFDPKSLIQALVDVIGRYTSTNLTAVV, from the exons ATGGCGGACAGTTGGTTGGGCCCATGTCCCTCTCGCTCTCCCTCTCTGATTCTCACTCTCAGTTTCCCCCAATTTCCTTGGAGATCTCATTCCATGTCTACCCTTCGctcccaaaaccctaaacatTTCCGTTGCTACTCCTTCTCCTCCATCCCTAACCCTAGCCCTGTCATGCCTTCCTTGCTCGTCTTTTCAG GTGGGACTGCGTTCAACGGCGTCGTTGAGGAGCTCAAGAATTTCACTACTCGCGTAGCTCACGTCCTTCCTGTTTCCGACGATGGAGGAAGTACGGCTGAGATTGTTCGTGTTCTCG GCGGTCCTGCTGTCGGAGATATACGGTCCAGATGTTTGAGATTGGCTGATAAGAGCTCTTCTGAGGCTGTGGCAGTCCGGAGATTGCTTGGTCACCGTTTACCTCTTGATTCGCGTCAAGCCAAATCTGAATG GTATGATATTGTGGAAGGAGAACATTCGCTATGGACGGGAGTATCAAAACCCTACAGGGAAACCATTCGGGCTTTTCTAGTTTATTTTCAGAATCAG ATACTCCGGCGATCTGATGAATCATTTTGCTTCAGTAATGGCAG CATTGGGAATTTCTTCTTTGCAGGAGCACGCACATTTTTTCAGTCCTTAGATGCtgcaatatttttgttttctcgtGTGTCAGATATCCCCTCAGAGAGTCTGGTCCTCCCAGTGATTTCTACTAACGACAGGCTTACATTAGGATGTGAATTATGG GATGGAACTATAATACGAGGCCAGAACGAAATTTCTCATCCAACCAAGGGATATATGGAACCTGTCAATAAG GAAAGCTCTTCATTTCCAGCACTTCCTTCGAGAATAAAGCGGGTATTCTACATGTCAAGTGAGGGCCAAAACTTGCTGCATGAG GTCTTCCCTGCTGCAAACCAATCTGTCTTGGATCAGTTACGTAATGTGGATTGCGTAGTTTATGCTATGGGATCCCTCTTTACTTCGATTTGCCCATCACTG GTATTAATTGGCATTGGGGAGATTATATCTTCAAGGTCCTGCCCCAAG GTGCTTTTGTTAAATGGTAGCCGTGACCGAGAGACAAGTGGCTTTTCAGCTTCTTGCTTTGTAACTGCTATCACAGATGCATTAAATCGAACATATGGAAATCCTCATAACTGTCTTGCAAACCTT CCCAGCCAATACATCAATACTGTATTAGTGCCCAAAGGTGGTGAGATTCCTATAGATGTTCAACACTTGGCTGCCCAAGGAATCTTTAATGTG ATCGTTGTTGATTCTATACATGATCCAAAAGCTGGTGTAGTATTTGACCCGAAGTCGTTAATACAAGCCCTTGTTGACGTGATAGGCAGATACACGAGTACAAATCTTACAGCAGTAGTCTAA
- the LOC18780367 gene encoding U-box domain-containing protein 7 translates to MSDSNSTATSSSASPIWLYSYIKLRFFNRIRRFLRSKNARKRPTPSDHFDTSSSRPAKVISNNNEATMAGQVLEKQSGDDHEDDVLGLQRAVKKLHFGVCWEERELAAMEIGTLAKEDVKVRKLVGGLGVIPVLVSMAASEVVARRRAAVSALIQLANGTYTNKALMAEAGIFSKLPKDINILDEPTRHQFAELLFLLSSLANTQFPLSSLETLPFLVGIIESGTSSIETKETCLGALYNLSTMLDNAGNLVSNGVVEALLNLSSIKELSEKALATLGNLVVTLMGKKAMENSAAVPESLIEILTWEDKPKCQELSSYILMILAHQSSDQRVKMANSGIVPILLEVALLGSSLAQKRALKLLQWFKDERQAKMGPHSGPQTARFAIGSPLGSPVNPREAQQGKKMMKNLVKQSLYKNMEMITRRASASGDSSKLKSLIISTSSKSLPY, encoded by the exons ATGTCTGATTCTAATTCTACTGCTACctcttcttctgcttctccTATATGGTTATATTCTTACATCAAGCTTCGGTTTTTCAATCGAATCCGACGCTTCCTGCGCTCCAAAAACGCCCGCAAGCGCCCCACGCCGTCTGATCACTTCGACACATCGTCATCAAGACCCGCCAAAGTTATAAGCAATAACAACGAAGCAACAATGGCAGGGCAAGTTTTGGAGAAGCAGAGTGGCGATGATCATGAGGATGATGTGTTGGGGTTGCAGAGAGCGGTGAAGAAGCTTCACTTTGGAGTTTGTTGGGAAGAGAGGGAGTTGGCGGCTATGGAGATTGGGACGTTGGCTAAAGAAGATGTCAAGGTCAGGAAGTTGGTCGGTGGGCTTGGTGTTATACCGGTTTTGGTGTCCATGGCGGCGTCCGAGGTGGTTGCCCGGCGACGAGCGGCGGTGTCCGCCTTGATTCAGCTTGCTAATGGAACTTACAC GAACAAGGCTCTCATGGCGGAGGCAGGAATATTCTCCAAGCTACCAAAAGACATCAACATTCTTGATGAGCCAACAAGGCACCAATTTGCAGAGCTGCTCTTCTTGTTGTCCTCACTTGCAAATACCCAATTTCCTCTGTCCTCTTTAGAAACTCTCCCATTTCTCGTTGGCATTATTGAGTCAGGAACTTCAAGCATTGAAACCAAAGAGACGTGTTTGGGTGCTTTGTACAACCTCTCCACCATGCTGGACAATGCAGGCAATTTGGTCTCCAATGGGGTGGTGGAGGCTCTGTTGAATTTGTCCTCCATCAAAGAGCTTTCTGAGAAAGCTCTAGCCACATTGGGGAATTTGGTTGTGACCCTAATGGGAAAGAAGGCTATGGAGAATAGCGCAGCGGTGCCGGAGAGCTTGATAGAGATTTTGACATGGGAGGACAAACCCAAATGCCAGGAGCTGTCTTCCTACATTCTAATGATTTTAGCTCATCAAAGCTCAGATCAAAGAGTTAAAATGGCCAACTCAGGAATTGTGCCTATACTTCTTGAAGTGGCCTTATTGGGGAGCTCTTTAGCTCAGAAGAGAGCACTAAAACTATTGCAATGGTTCAAGGATGAGAGGCAAGCCAAAATGGGCCCACATTCTGGGCCCCAGACAGCAAgatttgcaattgggtccCCACTTGGCTCACCTGTAAACCCAAGAGAGGCTCAACAAgggaagaaaatgatgaagaatTTGGTGAAGCAGAGTCTTTACAAGAACATGGAAATGATAACAAGGAGGGCCAGTGCTTCTGGGGACTCATCTAAGCTCAAGTCTCTGATTATCAGCACAAGCTCTAAGAGCTTGCCTTACTAA
- the LOC18779592 gene encoding UBP1-associated protein 2C — protein sequence MDFTKKRKTELNGTVSLSPTSQSSSLTSEDARKLLQPLTQDQLIDILQNAVVRHPDVLDSVRSVTDKDSTLRKLFIRGLGADTTSDSLRSLFSAFGDLDEAIVIPDKATGKSKGYGFVTFKHADSALLALKEPSKKIDGRVTVTQFAAAGLTASFSNSNSNAADVSARKIYVGSVPFDISSERLLSTFSAYGEIEEGPLGFDKATGKSKGFAFFVYKTEEGARAALVEPIKNIDGHQVACKLAVDNKKSKPGGAQAAPVDNSGVPPPQSSMPPGLYQGPPPHQQGPYSGYPGGHQPLPGLPGNSFGARYNANLGGAYGLPPPGEFTARLPPSSIGMGHGGYSDGPHYGLGASMGLPSQHQQPPPVPRVPPGGLYQGMPPYY from the coding sequence ATGGACTTCACGAAGAAGCGCAAAACTGAGCTGAACGGCACCGTATCACTATCTCCAACTTCCCAATCGAGTTCTCTAACCTCAGAAGACGCCCGCAAGCTCCTTCAACCCTTGACCCAGGACCAGCTCATCGACATCCTCCAAAACGCCGTCGTTCGCCACCCCGACGTCCTCGACTCCGTCCGCTCCGTCACCGACAAAGACTCTACCCTCCGGAAACTCTTCATCCGCGGCCTAGGCGCTGACACCACCTCCGACTCCCTCCGCTCTCTCTTCTCCGCCTTCGGCGACCTCGACGAGGCCATCGTAATTCCCGACAAGGCCACTGGAAAATCCAAAGGCTACGGCTTCGTCACGTTCAAGCACGCCGACTCGGCCCTTCTCGCTCTCAAAGAACCGAGCAAGAAAATCGATGGTAGAGTCACTGTGACGCAATTCGCTGCTGCCGGCTTGACGGCGTCGTTTAGCAACAGCAACTCTAACGCCGCCGATGTCTCCGCCAGGAAGATTTACGTGGGAAGCGTACCGTTTGATATCTCTTCGGAGAGACTGTTGTCGACTTTCTCGGCGTACGGAGAGATTGAGGAAGGACCGCTAGGGTTCGATAAGGCCACCGGAAAATCAAAGGGGTTTGCTTTCTTTGTGTACAAGACTGAGGAGGGTGCCAGGGCTGCACTTGTTGAACCCATAAAGAACATCGACGGTCATCAGGTGGCTTGCAAATTGGCGGTGGACAACAAGAAGAGCAAACCTGGTGGGGCCCAAGCAGCTCCTGTTGATAACTCCGGCGTCCCTCCACCGCAATCTTCGATGCCACCGGGGTTGTATCAGGGCCCGCCGCCGCATCAGCAGGGTCCATATTCTGGTTATCCTGGCGGGCATCAGCCTTTGCCTGGGCTGCCTGGTAATAGTTTCGGTGCTAGGTATAATGCCAATTTGGGAGGTGCATATGGTTTGCCGCCTCCAGGTGAATTCACAGCTCGGTTGCCGCCAAGTTCTATAGGAATGGGGCATGGAGGGTATTCGGATGGTCCGCATTATGGTTTAGGAGCATCCATGGGGCTTCCTTCTCAGCATCAGCAGCCTCCTCCTGTACCTAGAGTCCCGCCTGGTGGACTTTACCAGGGCATGCCACCATACTACTGA
- the LOC18779722 gene encoding transcription factor bHLH30: protein MAFYSFNSNSSFRSEYSSLFDTFTHGSSGFGGALRGGGSVLPHSLVLDSEKGELIKAPARVGKKGVSEAKALAALKNHSEAERRRRERINAHLSTLRGLVPCTEKMDKAALLATVISQVKELKKDALESSKGFLIPVDADEVQVEPYDTGAGDGTISVRASVCCEYRSELLSDLREALDSLHLKMVKADIATLGNRVKNVFVFTSCKERSNDADADAFQLLASSVHQALSSVLDKASASPEYSPRTTLPSKRRRVSYFDTSSSSS, encoded by the exons ATGGCTTTTTACAGTTTTAACTCCAACTCTTCATTTAGGTCTGAATACTCGAGCCTCTTCGACACTTTTACGCATGGCTCAAGTGGGTTTGGTGGGGCTCTGCGAGGAGGCGGGTCTGTTTTGCCTCACTCTCTGGTTTTGGATAGTGAGAAAGGTGAGCTTATTAAGGCTCCAGCGAGAGTGGGAAAGAAAGGGGTATCAGAGGCAAAGGCCTTGGCGGCTTTGAAGAATCACAGTGAGGCtgagaggaggagaagagagagaattaatGCACATCTCTCTACGCTTCGTGGTCTCGTGCCCTGCACTGAAAAG ATGGACAAAGCCGCATTACTTGCTACAGTTATCAGCCAAGTGAAAGAACTGAAGAAGGATGCCCTAGAATCTAGTAAGGGATTTCTCATTCCCGTTGATGCTGATGAAGTGCAAGTTGAACCCTATGACACTGGGGCAGGGGATGGAACCATATCTGTGAGAGCATCCGTCTGCTGTGAATACCGGTCTGAGCTTCTTTCTGACCTAAGAGAAGCTCTTGATTCCCTTCACTTGAAAATGGTGAAGGCAGATATAGCAACCTTGGGAAACCGAGTGAAAAATGTGTTTGTTTTCACCAGCTGCAAAGAGAGAAGCAATGATGCTGATGCTGATGCATTCCAACTTCTTGCAAGTTCTGTTCACCAGGCCTTGAGTTCTGTCCTTGATAAGGCTTCTGCCTCACCAGAATACTCCCCAAGAACAACGCTGCCGAGCAAAAGGCGGAGGGTCTCTTACTTCGATACCTCGAGCTCATCATCATGA
- the LOC18779641 gene encoding ubiquitin-like modifier-activating enzyme atg7 has product MEGSSGKSILQFAPFQSSVDEGFWHRLSSLKLNKFGIDDSPIPITGFYAPCSHSQVSNHLTLLAESLPSDSSEESEVPEISRGNRNRCSVPGILYNTNTVERFHGLDKQGLLKAEAQKIWEDIHNGRALEDSSVLSRFLLISFADLKKWSFHYWFAFPALVLDPPATLVNLRPASQCFSLEEAESLSAAFNEWRNSSLTADVPFFLVQIDTNSHAAIKHLKDWETCQSADGHKLLFGFYDPCHLPNNPGWPLRNFLALICSRWDIKSVHFLCYRENRGFADLGLSLVGEALITVPQGWRDHPYVPNAVGWELNKGRKIPRGISLAKSMDPTRLAISAADLNLKLMRWRALPSLNLNSLSSLKCLLLGAGTLGCQVARTLMAWGVRRITLVDNGRVAMSNPLRQSLYTLDDCLNGGELKATAAVNSLKRIFPAVEAKGVVMAIPMPGHPVPSQEEQTVLDDCRSLHDLIDSHDVVFLLTDTRESRWLPSLLCANTNKITITAALGFDSFLVMRHGAGPFSSSHDSKAEAANSLSADMSNLGLTDRDGGKRLGCYFCNDVVAPIDSTSNRTLDQQCTVTRPGLAPIASALAVELLVGILHHPHGIFAEGDVLNSSNSESSEQPLGILPHQIRGSLAQFSQMTLVGHSSDSCTACCSTVVSEYRKKGMEFILQAINHPTYLEDLTGLTELMKSASSFELDWDDGTDEDDDDCVEV; this is encoded by the exons ATGGAGGGGAGCAGTGGCAAATCCATACTTCAATTCGCACCGTTTCAGAGCTCGGTGGACGAGGGTTTCTGGCACAGACTGTCTTCATTGAAGCTCAACAAGTTTGGCATCGATGACTCTCCCATTCCCATCACTG GTTTCTATGCACCGTGCTCACATTCTCAAGTATCAAATCATTTAACTCTTCTAGCTGAGTCTTTGCCTTCGGATTCAAGTGAAGAATCAGAGGTACCAGAAATAAGTCGAGGGAATAGGAACAGATGCTCCGTCCCTGGCATCCTTTACAACACCAATACGGTAGAAAGGTTTCATGGACTTGACAAACAGGGCTTACTTAAGGCAGAAGCACAAAAG ATTTGGGAGGACATCCATAATGGAAGAGCTTTGGAGGACAGTTCAGTACTTTCCAGGTTCCTCCTTATCTCTTTTGCAGACCTGAAAAAATGGAGCTTTCATTACTGGTTTGCTTTTCCTGCTCTGGTGCTTGATCCTCCAGCAACCTTGGTTAATTTGAGGCCAGCTTCACAATGTTTTAGCTTGGAGGAG GCGGAATCTCTTTCAGCAGCATTTAATGAGTGGCGTAACTCAAGCTTAACAGCAG ATGTGCCCTTCTTTTTGGTCCAAATTGATACAAATTCACACGCTGCTATTAAGCATCTAAAGGATTGGGAAACCTGCCAAAGTGCTGATGGTCACAAG TTACTATTTGGATTTTACGATCCATGCCATCTTCCAAACAATCCTGGTTGGCCTCTTCGCAACTTCCTTGCCCTTATTTGCTCAAGATGGGATATAAAGTCTGTTCACTTTTTATGCTATAGAGAGAATCGTGGTTTCGCAGATCTGGGATTGTCCCTTGTTGGTGAAGCTCTGATTACAGTTCCACAAG GATGGAGGGATCATCCTTATGTACCTAATGCAGTGGGGTGGGAACTTAACAAAGGGAGAAAAATACCCAGGGGTATTAGCCTGGCTAAATCTATGGATCCAACTAG GTTGGCCATATCTGCTgcagatttgaatttgaaactaATGAGATGGCGTGCTTTGCCTTCTCTGAACTTAAATAGCTTGTCTTCTCTCAAGTGTCTCCTCCTTGGAGCAGGTACACTTGGATGCCAGGTTGCTCGCACGCTTATG GCTTGGGGTGTCCGCAGAATTACGTTGGTTGACAATGGCAGGGTGGCTATGTCAAATCCATTGAGGCAATCCCTGTATACATTAGATGATTGCCTAAATGGTGGTGAGCTTAAAGCTACAGCAGCAGTTAATAGTCTCAAGAGAATATTTCCAGCTGTG GAAGCAAAGGGTGTTGTCATGGCTATACCAATGCCTGGACATCCTGTTCCTAGTCAAGAAGAGCAGACTGTGCTTGATGATTGTCGATCCCTACATGATTTAATTGATTCTCATGATGTAGTTTTCTTGTTGACTGATACAAGAGAAAGTCGGTGGCTACCATCTCTTCTTTGTGCAAATACTAACAAG ATTACTATAACTGCAGCTTTAGGATTTGATAGCTTCTTGGTTATGCGCCATGGAGCAGGTCCTTTTAGCTCTAGCCACGACTCAAAAGCTGAAGCTGCAAATTCTTTATCTGCTGATATGAGCAACCTTGGCCTGACTGATAGAGATGGAGGGAAGAGATTGGGCTGTTACTTCTGCAATGATGTGGTTGCGCCTATCGAT TCAACTTCAAACCGCACACTGGACCAGCAATGTACTGTTACACGCCCAGGCCTTGCTCCTATTGCCTCAGCTCTTGCAGTTGAGCTCTTAGTAGGAATTCTGCATCACCCTCACGG GATATTTGCGGAAGGTGATGTTTTAAACTCCAGTAATAGTGAAAGCAGTGAGCAGCCTCTTGGTATTTTACCCCATCAAATTCGAGGTTCCCTCGCACAGTTTTCACAGATGACACTTGTGGGCCACTCCTCAGACAGTTGTACGGCTTGTTGCAGCACT GTGGTGTCTGAATATCGGAAAAAGGGAATGGAATTTATACTGCAAGCAATCAACCACCCCACCTATCTGGAGGACCTAACTGGACTGACGGAGTTGATGAAATCAGCTAGTTCATTCGAATTGGACTGGGATGATGGAAcggatgaagatgatgatgattgcGTTGAAgtctga